The genomic DNA GGCCCTCGCGCAATACGGAACCGACCTCACCGAGATCGCCCGCTCCGGCAAGCTTGACCCGGTCATCGGCCGGGACCAGGAGATCCGCCGCGTCGTGCAGGTCCTCTCCCGCCGAACCAAGAACAACCCCGTCCTCATCGGTGAGCCCGGTGTCGGCAAGACCGCCGTCGTCGAAGGCCTCGCCCAGCGCATGGTCGCCGGAGACGTGCCACAGTCCCTCCAGGGCAAGACCCTCATCAGCCTGGACCTCGGCGCGATGGTCGCCGGCGCCAAGTACCGGGGAGAGTTCGAGGAGCGGCTCAAGGCTGTCCTCGAGGAGATCAAGGCCTCGGACGGTCAGATCGTCACATTCATCGACGAGATCCACACCGTCGTGGGCGCAGGCGCCTCCGGGGACTCCGCCATGGATGCAGGCAACATGCTCAAGCCCATGCTGGCCCGCGGTGAGCTCCGGCTCATCGGCGCCACCACCCTCGACGAGTACCGCGAGAACATCGAGAAGGACCCCGCCCTGGAGCGGCGCTTCCAGCAGGTGTACGTCGGCGAGCCCAGCGTGGAGGACACCATCGGCATCCTCCGCGGCCTCAAGGAGCGCTACGAGGCGCACCACAAGGTGCAGATCTCGGACGGCGCCCTCGTGGCCGCCGCCGCGCTCTCCGACCGCTACATCTCCGGGCGCCAGCTCCCGGACAAGGCGATCGACCTCGTCGACGAGGCCGCAAGTCGCCTTCGCATGGAGATCGACTCGGCCCCCGAGGAGATCGAGCTGCTCCGGCGCGCCGTCGACCGCCTCCTCATGGAGGAGCTCGCGCTCTCAGGCGAGCACGACGACGCCTCGCGGGAGCGCCTCGCCGCCCTGCGCCGGGACCTCGCCGACAAGCGGGAGGAGCTCGACGCGCTCAACGCCCGGTGGGAGGCCGAACGAGAGGGCCTCAACGCCGTCGGTGACCTCAAGGTCCGGCTTGACGAACTCCGCGTTGCCGCCGAGCGCGCCCAGCGAGAAGGGGACCTCGCCGCCGCGTCGAAGCTGCTCTACGGCGACATCCCCGCAGCTGAGGCCGAGCTCCGCCGCGCCGAGGCCGAGGAAGGCCCCGCCAAGGAGGACCTCATGGTCGCGGAGGAGGTCGGGGCTGACGACATCGCCGAGGTCATCTCCGCGTGGACAGGCATCCCCGCCGGACGCATGCTCCAGGGCGAGTCCGAGAAGCTGCTGCACATGGAAGACGAGCTCGGGCGGCGCCTCATTGGGCAGCGCAACGCCGTCGCCTCCGTCTCCGACGCGGTGCGCCGCGCCCGGGCCGGAATCTCCGACCCGGACCGCCCCACCGGCTCCTTCCTGTTCCTGGGCCCGACGGGCGTGGGCAAGACGGAGCTCGCCAAGTCCCTCGCGGACTTCCTCTTCGACGACGAGCGGGCCATGATTCGCATCGACATGAGCGAGTACTCGGAGAAGCACTCCGTGTCCCGCCTTGTCGGCGCCCCTCCGGGATACGTCGGCTACGAGTCGGGCGGCCAGCTCACCGAGGCTGTCCGTCGCCGGCCCTACTCGGTGGTGCTCCTCGATGAGGTGGAGAAGGCGCACCCGGAAGTCTTCGACATCCTCCTTCAGGTGCTCGACGACGGCCGGCTCACCGACGGCCAGGGGCGAACGGTGGACTTCCGCAACGTGATCCTCGTGCTCACGAGCAACCTCGGCTCGCAGTTCCTCGTGGATCCCAGCCTGGACGAGGCCGCCCGGAAGGACGCCGTCATGAGCGTGGTCCAGTCCGCGTTCAAGCCGGAGTTCCTCAACCGGCTCGACGACGTCATCATGTTCGACCCGCTGTCGATCGACGACCTCGGCCGCATCGTTGAACTGCACGTCGCCTCGATGCAGAAGCGACTCGCGGACCGGCGACTCACCCTGGACGTCACCGAGCCCGCCCGCGAGTGGCTCGCCGTCAACGGGTACGACCCGGCCTACGGTGCACGGCCCCTGCGCCGCCTCGTGCAGCGTGAGATCGGCGACCGCCTGGCGCGGGAGATCCTCTCCGGCGCTGTGACGGACGGGGACAGGGTCATCGTGACGACGGACCCCGCGGACCCCACGTCGGGGCTCAGCCTGACGCGCGCCGAGTGACTCTGCGGGCTGCCATGTGGGGCGAGCGGGCCGCCGCTTGCCCCACATGCTGGCCGCAGGGCGCCCGAAACGTGCCAGATGGTGGGTGAATCTGTATCCTTAGAGGACGAAGAATCATTGATCAGACACCTCCGGGACCTCGCCTTAGTGTGACCACTCCCGGATCAACGTATGCGAAGGGGGTCACGCCATGGGGCGCGGCCGTCAGAAGGCAAAGGCAACTCGCCAAGCTCGAGAGATGAAGTACTACAGCCCGGCAACGGACTTGTCTGCCTTGCAGAACGAGCTCGCCGGGTCCGCTAGGTCGTCCGCTCACAGCTCGTCCTTCGAGTCGGAGGACCAGGGGTACTCCGAGTATGTGGACACATACGTTGACGGGTATGACGAAGACGCCGAGGAAACCGCGGGACGCTAGTCGCCCCGTGCACGGCGCTTGAACATCAAGGCGCGGCCCCCTAGGGATGCATTTCCCTGGGGGCCGCGCCTTTTGCCGTACGCTCTCTGGCCGACGAGCCTCGTTCGCCCCCTGAACTGGCGTTTGCCATAGACATTGCAGGTGGCAAACGCCAGTTCAGGGGGTGCGGCCAATCTGGGGGGGCCAAAGGCCAGCCGGGTGCAGTTAGGCGAAGCGGCCCTGCATGAGGACGGCCCCGCCGTCGACGCCCTTGGCGCCCTGGACGTAGTCGGCACCGGCGGACTGGGCCGTCTCGGCGGGGACGTCAGCGGTGATCTCGCCCATGCGCCATGCGGGAACCCCGCGCTCGGCCAGGAGAGCGAGCGCGGCGGCCTCCGACGCGGCTGGCACCACGGCCACCATGCCGACGCCGAGGTTGAGCGTCCGCTCAAGGTCCGCGAGCGGCACGCCGCCCTGCTCCTGGACCCACGTGAAGACGGGCGGGAGCGCCCAGGTGGTGCGGTCCACCACGGCGGTGAGGCCCTTCGGCAGGACGCGCGCGAGATTGGCTGCGAGGCCGCCGCCCGTCACATGGGAGAGCGCGTGCACGGCGTCAGCGCCAGCGAGGGCGAGGCAGTCAGCCGTGTAGATGCGCGTGGGGATAAGCAGCTCTTCGCCGAGGGTCGAGGAGAACTCGTCCACACGGTCCGTCAGGGCAAGCCCGGAGTGCTCCACAACCTTGCGCACGAGCGAGTAGCCGTTCGAGTGCAGGCCCGAGGAAGCCATGCCGATGACGACGTCCCCCGCCTGCACCTTCTCGGGACCGAGGACCCGTGAGGCCTCGACCACGCCCGTTGCCGCGCCCGCCACGTCGTACTCGTCCACGCCGAGGAGGCCCGGGTGCTCGGCGGTCTCGCCGCCGACGAGGGGCGTCTCCGCGAGCTTGCAGCCCTCAGCGATGCCGCGGACGATGTCCGCAATGCGCTCCGGAATCACGCGGCCGCAGGCGATGTAGTCCGTCATGAGGAGAGGCTTGGCACCGACGACCGCGATGTCGTCGACCACCATGCCGACGAGGTCCTGGCCGATCGTGTCGTGCTTGTCGAGCGCCTGCGCAATGGCGACCTTAGTGCCGACGCCGTCCGTGCTCGTCGCGAGCAGAGGGCGCGAGTAGGAGAGGAGCTCGGAGGCGTCGATCATCCCCGCGAAGCCGCCCACCCCGCCGAACACGTTGGGCGTGTGCGTGGCCTTGACGGCGCTCTTCATGAGCTCGACGGCCAGGTCACCGGCCTCGACGTCGACGCCTGCGCCGGCGTACGTGATGGCATTCTGGTTCTCAGTCATGGGAGCCTCTCGTGGGGGCGTTGCCAGAGGCCGCGAGGGGCTCCGACTCGGATGGGGACAGGACGACATCGAACTCTGCATCCGGGCCCGGGTCGCAGCCGCCCTCGGGGGCTGAGGGGGCCTCGAGGAGGTTCTTGCCGCGGCGAGAGTCGTCCGGCAGGGCGATCGGGTACTCGCCAGTGAAGCAGGCCGTGCAGAGCGTCTTCCGCGGCTGCTGCGTGGCTCCGATCATGCCGTCCTCGCTGATGTACGCGAGCGAGTCCGCGGCGACACTCTTGCGAATCTCCTCAATGGTGGCGCCGGAGGCGATGAGCTCGGCCCGCGACGCGAAGTCAATGCCGTAGAAGCAGGGCCACGTCACCGGCGGGGAGGAGATCTTCACGTGCACCTCGGACGCGCCGGCCTCCCGGAGCATCCGGACAATGGCGCGCTGCGTGTTCCCGCGGACAATCGAGTCATCGACGACGACGACCCGCTTGCCGCGAATCACCGACTCGAGAGCGTTGAGCTTGAGCTTGATGCCCAGCTGGCGGAGCGTCTGCGAGGGCTGGATGAACGTCCGCCCCACGTAGGCGTTCTTGACGAAGCCGTGGGCGAACGGGATGCCGGACTCCTCCGCGTAGCCCACGGCGGCCGGGGTCCCGGACTCGGGGACGGGGATGACGATGTCCGCCTCGTGCGAGTTCTCGCGGGCGAGCTGGCGGCCCATCTCCACTCGGGACTCGTAGACGGACCGGCCGTTGATGGCGGCGTCCGGGCGGGCCAGGTAGACGTACTCGAAGACGCAGTGGGCCGGCGTTGCCGTGGCGAACGTGCGGCTGCGGAGGCCGTTCGAGTCGATGGCCAGGAGCTCGCCCGGCTCCACCTCCCGGATGAAGCTCGCGCCGACGGTGGCGAGGGCCGACTGCTCCGAGGCGACGACCCAGCCGCGCTCCAGGCGGCCGAGCACGAGCGGGCGCACGCCGTGCGGGTCCCGCGCGGCGTAGAGCGTGTTCTCGTCCATGAACACGAAGCAGAAGGCGCCCTCCACATCCGGGAGCAGCTTCATGGCCGCATCTTCAAGGGACTCGGAGGCGTGGCCGAGGAGGGTCGTGACGAGGGCGGTGTCCGTGGTGTTGCCCTTGGCGATCTCGCCCCGGTCCGGGATGCCCGTGGTCTCGCGGATGCGGTCGAGGAGATCCGCGGAGTTGGTCAGGTTGCCGTTGTGCGCGAGGGCGACGGTGCCGTGCGGCGTGGCGCCCAGAGTGGGCTGCGCGTTGGCCCAGTGCGAGGACCCCGTGGTGGAGTACCGGCAGTGGCCGATCGCAATGTGGCCCGGCAGGGAGTTGAGCGTGGTCTCGTCGAACACCTGCGAGACAAGGCCCATGTCCTTGTAGACGGCGATCCGGGAGCCGTCGCTCGTCGCGATTCCCGCCGACTCCTGACCACGGTGCTGCAGCGCGTACAGGCCGTAGTACGTCAGCTTGGCGACCTCTTCTCCAGGGGCCCAGACACCGAAGACGCCGCACTCGTCGCGCGGCGCTTGGTCCTCGGGAAGCAGATCGTGGTTCAGCATTCCGTCTCCGTGTGGCATGGGTTCATCATCTCACGAGGCGGGGGTGTGCGGCTCGCGCGGCTGAGGCGCCTCGGCTGCGGGCTCGGCGGGGTTGACGTCGGCGCCAGCCGCGTCGTCGTCCGCCTCCTCCGAGTCCTCCACAGGACGCAGGCGCACGGCCTCCGTGCGCGTCCGGCTCACACGGTCAATGACGAGCCCCGCGATCCCTCCGAGCCCCGCGCCCACCATGGCGAAGAGCATGGCGAGATACCCGAAGGCGGACACCCGCGTGTACTCCTCGCTCCCCGGCGCCACCACGGCGCACACAAGGGCGACGACGATGCCGAGCACCGCCCCCAGGACGACAAACGCGAGGATGCGGGGCGCCGTGCGGCGGGTGGCGTCGAGAGCAAAGGGCTGGGTCTGTTCCGTGGGCATATCGTCCAGTCTAGAAGAGGGGGCTCGCGTCAGAAGAGAGGGAGGAACGAGGAGAGGTCCGCACGGGTCCCGGAGACGGAGACACGCCCGGCCGCGAGGGCCTCGTCCCAGCCCAGGTCCCCCGAGGCGAGGCGCAAGAACGTCTGGGCGTCCGTCTCCACGACATTGGGCGGCGTGCCCCGGGTATGACGAAGGCCCTCGACGAGCTGGCCCACGCCGAACGGCGGGATGCGCACCTCAACGGAGCCGCCCGGGTGGGCGATCGAGAGCTCCTCCAGGAGGTACCGGACGGCCGTGGCCAGGACGGGGCGGGGTGCGGCGTCCGGGTTCGCCGCCCACTCGGTCAGGGCGGCGCGGCCTGATGCGGGGTCGATACGGCGCTTGGGGGGCACGGCGGCCCCTACGCGAGGAGGTCGGCGACGGGCTCGGCGAGGCGCAGCGAGCCAACGGGCTTGTCCCCGCCCATGATGGGGCGGAGCACCTGGCTCAGCACGCCTCCGGCCTGCTCGTGGGTGATGGCACCCACCGAGGCGAGGAGGCTGAGGCCCACGAGGGTCGTGGCCCGCGAGGAGCCGTCCAGCATCTTGAGCGCCACCGAGGTGCCGTCCGGGGCGGCGAGGACCAGCAGGCCCTCTGCGCCCAGCTTGGCGAGGACCTCGAGATCCTCCATGACGAGCGTGTTCGGCAGGCCGTGACCGTGAACCGCCCACGGGTAGTCCAGCATGGCCGTGGCCACCGTCATGGCCCGCGCGTTCTTGGACAGGTCCAGGCGGCTCTGCGCCAGGGTGCTGAAGGCCGTGGCGAGGCCCCGCAGCGAGACCGCCGGGACCGGGGCGCCGCAGCCGTCCACCGACCACGTCGAGGGGGTCTCCTGCGTGTACTCCGCGATGACGCGGGCCACGCGCTGCTGGACCGGGTGGGACGGGTCAAGGTAGGTCTCCGTGTCCCAGCCGTTCTCCGTGCACGCCCACAGGAACGCGGCGTGCTTGCCGGAGCAGTTGAAGGCGAGGCGGGTGCGGCCCAGGCCGGAGCGGATGGCCTCGTCCCGCGTGGCCTCGTCCTCTGGGTAGTCCACCGGGCAGCGCAGGTCCTCAGGGCTCAGGCCCGCCTGGGCGAGCATCCCGCGCACCACGTCCTGGTGCTCCTGGGAGCCGCAGTGGCTCGCGGCCGCCAGCGCCACCTGCGGGCCGCGCAACGGCACGTGCAGCTCCATGGCGGCGATGGCCTGGAACGGCTTGACCGTGGACCGGGCGTAGACCGGCGCCGTGACATTGCCGAGCTGCACGAGGGTCTCCCCGTTGGGGTCCAGGACCACCGCCGAGCCCACGTGGCGGGACTCGATGAAGTCCCCGCGGACGTAATGGGCGAGTTCAACGGCTTCGGACGCGCGGAAGGTCTCAGGCATGGGATCCATTATCCCGCAGGGTGGCCGTGAGATGACACCGGCTCCGGGGCCCGGGCGCCGTTTTGCGGCTCTCAGCGGCAGGCTCCCCGCTCCGAGCCGCAGGCGTGCAGTTTCCGGCGCGGGGAGCCTGCGGGAAGGGCTCAGCCCGTGCGGGGCGGCAGCGTTGTCATCTCTTCTCATGCGGCGAAGACGCGGAATACGATATCCGCATGCGCCCCTTGATGAAGGTCTCCCTGGCCAACTTCCGCTCCTTCAAGGACTCGACTGTGACCCTGGGCAAGCTCAACGTCCTCGTTGGGCCGAACGAGGCGGGCAAGTCCAACTTCCTGGATGCCATCGAGTTTCTAGGCGACTCCGCGCGGGACAACTTGTCCCGAGCGCTGGAGAAGCGCGGCGGCATTGAGCGTGTTCGCTTCCGAGGTGAGGCTGAGGGGCCGGTGAAGATCGGGGTCACCGCCAACGTGACAGCTCACGCGAGCGAGAATGCGCCGGACGAGTACGTGCTGACGTTCGACGCCCTCGACTCTTCGGCCGGGGGAGGACTCATGCGCACCGAGTCCCTCGTTTTCAAACGGACGAAAGGCCGGGGCCGACGAATCACTGTCGAGGGGACCCGAGGGCAGTTCATCGACGGCGCTGGCGACGTCCAGGGCCCGTCCTTTCAGCCGCCCATGGACTTCGCGCTCCGGGAGGACTCTCTGGCCCTGTCAACTCTTCAGAATCTGCCCGACGACGAGGGCGGTGCGGAGGTCATCAAGCTGGCGGAGGCGTTCTCCACATTCAGGGTGTTCAACATCGACGTCAGGGCAGCGGTTCAGTCATCCTCGATCTCCGCGGGGGAGACGGGGCACGTGTCCCTCAAGGCGGACGCGTCCAACCTGGCGGCCGTTGTCATGCACATCTTGGCGGATGAGGATCTCGCTGGAGACTTCATTGCTGATGCTCGCGAGATGATCCCCGGGCTGGACGACATCAGGGTTGCGGAGCGCGGTGGCGCGGGTTTGTCTGCCGTCATTGAGCTTGAAGAGCGGGGCCTGGCAACGCCGACGCAGCTGGCCGACGCCTCCTTTGGCACGGTTCGCATCCTCGCGCTGCTGGCGCTGCTCTACGACCAGGACCCGCCGCTCATCACGTGCATCGAGGAGATCGACCACGGCCTTCACCCGTACGTCTTCGACCGCCTTGTGGAGCTGCTCCGTCTCGCGTCACAGCGGACGCAGCTGTTCGTTGTGACCCATTCGCCCGCCCTCGTCAACCGCCTGACGCCCGAGGAGCTCATCGTCGTCGAGCGAGACCCCGAGGGGTGGACGCGGATGCCTGCCATCGAGACCGGCGCCCTTGTGGACATGATCGAGGCGACCGATGGCGAGCTGGGGCTCGGAGAGCTGTGGTTCTCGGGCTCGCTTGGGGGCGTGCCGCGATGAGCCGCAAGAACCGGGGTCACGGGGCCTCTGGGCCAGAGCGGATTCTCGCTCTCGGGGAGGACGTCAACGACGCGCGTGTTATTCGGTCCCTCCTGGGCGCCATGCACCCGGGGCTCGAAAAGAGAGTCGAGGCCCGTCAAGTTCCGGTCGTGCTCGTCAAGAACTCCAGCCCTGCGAATTTCCCCTCTCGTGCCGGAAAGATCGCGGCCCTCATCCGTGCAGAGAACGCAAGGCGGCCTGTGAGGGCGACCTTCCTCCACGAGGACTGCGACGAGGTGGAACCTGCCCACGAAAGGGTTGCCAAGACCATCGAGGAGAGCTCCCTCGCGAAGAGCCACCATATCCACGCCGTTACCCCCGCCTGGGAAATGGAATCCTGGGTGTTCCTCTGGCCAGAGGCTGTGACGGCCTACCGGCCCTCGTGGAAGCTCTCGAACTCCTATCGCAGCCGCTCCACCGGGATGATCGCCAACGCTAAGGAAACCCTGACACGGGATCTTGACAGCAATTCGCCGGGTCGCGGGACCCCGAAATATCGGGAGTCAGATCTCCCCGGGATCATGGAGAAGGTCCGCACCGAGGGGTTGATTGACCAGCGGCGCGCTCAGAGCAGGAGCTTTGACGCCTTCCGGGATGCCGCCGCGTGCCCGACGTGTGATCTGCGGACCCTGGCCGAGTCCCCGTAACGGTCCGCAGGGTGGCCCCTGCCCCGATCCCAACTAGGCTGAACACGTGAAGATCTTGGTGATTGGCCCAGGCGGCCGTGAGCATGCCCTTGTCCGTGCGCTTCTGCGGGATCCTCTCGTCACGGAGGTCCACGCGGCCCCCGGCAATGCCGGGATTGCGCGGGATGTCCCGTGTCACCCCGTCAAGGCGGAGGACCCCGCGGCCGTGACGGCCCTCGCGGCGGAGCTCGGCGCGGACCTTGTCGTCGTCGGCCCCGAGGCCCCGCTCGCCGCTGGCGTGGCGGATGCGCTGCGGGACGCGGGAGTCCTGGTCTACGGCCCGGGCCGCGAGGCCGCGGAGCTTGAGGCCTCGAAGGCGTTCGCGAAGCAGATCATGGCCGCGGGCGAGGTGCCCACGGCCATGGCGAAGATCGCGTCCACCCCGGAGGAGGCCCGCGAGGCCCTCGAGGCGTTCGGGGCGCCGCACGTGGTCAAGGACGACGGCCTCGCGGCGGGCAAGGGCGTCGTCGTCACGGACAGCATCGAGGAGGCCCAGGCCCACGCGGAGGCGTGCATCGCAGCCGGCGGGCGCGTCCTCATTGAGGAGTTCCTCGACGGCCCCGAGGTCTCCCTCTTCGCGGTCTGCGACGGCGAGCGGGCCGTGGCCCTCGAGCCCGCACAGGACTTCAAGCGCATCTTCGACGGGGACGCCGGCCCCAACACTGGCGGCATGGGCGCATACACCCCGCTGCCATGGGCCCCGGAGGGCCTCGTCGAGGAGATCATGGACCGGGTTGTCGCCCCCACCCTCCGGGTGATGCGAGAGCGCGGCACCCCGTTCATCGGCACCCTGTTCTGCGGCCTCGCGCTCACCTCGCGCGGCCTGCGCGTCATCGAGTTCAACGTGCGCTTCGGCGACCCGGAGACGCAGGCCGTCCTGGCGCGCCTCGAGACGCCGCTGGGCCAGCTCCTCTCCCGGGCCGCGGCGGGCGATCTCGCCGAGTCCGAGCGCCTCGAGTGGGCGCCCGGCTACGCCGTGGACGTGGTCATGGCCGCCGAGAACTACCCCGACACCCCGCGCAAGGGCGACGTCATCACGGGGATCGAGGACGCCGAGGCGCTTGAGGGCGTCAGCGTCCTCCACGCCGGCACGGCGCTCGCGGGCCAGGACGTCGTGGCGGCGGGCGGGCGCGTGCTCGCCGTCGTCGGCCGGGGGGACACCCTCCAGGAGGCGCGGGACCGCGCGTACGCCGGAGTGAAGGCCATCCGCTGGGAGGGCGCGCAGAACCGCGCGGACATTGCGGGCGCGGCGCTCGCCGGCACCATTCGCGTCACCGGGCCTGTGGGCCGGCGCGCGGAAGCGGGCGACGACGCAGGCCGCGGGGCGCAGATCCCCGCCGGCCACGACGACAACCAGGCGAAGGAGGCAGGGCTGTGAGCGAGTTCGGAGCAGGACTGACAGTTGAGGCGCAGGAGCTGCCGGGCTGGCGCCACGCGTATTCGGGCAAGGTCCGGGACCTCTACGTCCCGGAGGATGCGGAGGTGACGGACCGGGTGCTCGTCGTGGCCTCGGACCGCATCTCGGCGTTTGACCACGTCCTCGTCAGCGAGATCCCGGACAAGGGCGCCGTCCTGACGGCCCTGAGCCTGTGGTGGTTCGAGCAGCTCGCTGAGGGGGATCGCCCCGTGGCCAACCACGTCATCTCCACGGACGTGCCTGACGCCGTGGCGGGCCGGGCCATGGTGTGCCGCCGCCTGGACATGCTGCCGATCGAGTGCATCGCACGCGGCTACCTCACGGGCTCGGGCCTGGCGGAGTACCGCGAGTCCGGCACGGTGACGGGGCTTCCGCTGCCGGAGGGCCTCGTGGACGGGTCCCGGCTCCAGCCGGCGATCTACACGCCGAGCGCCAAGGCCGCCGTGGGGGACCACGACGAGAACATCACGTTCGAGGAGACCGTGGCTCGCGTGGGCCAGGAGCGCGCCGAGCAGCTGCGCGAGCTGACCCTGTCCGTCTACGAGCGGGCGGAGGCCGTCGCGCGAGAGCGGGGCATCATTCTTGCCGACACCAAGGTGGAGTTCGGCGTCGCCCCGGACGGCTCAGGGGAGATCATTCTCGGCGACGAGGTCCTCACCCCCGACTCCTCGCGCTTCTGGGACGCCGAGGCGTACGAGCCGGGCCGCGCGCAGCCGAGCTTCGACAAGCAGTTCGTCCGCGACTGGCTGACGAGCCCGGCCTCCGGGTGGGACAAAAACTCGGGTGAGGAGCCGCCGCGGCTGCCCGAGGATGTCGTGGAGAAGACGCGGGCGCGCTACATCGAGGCCTACGAGCGTCTCACCGGCCGCACCTTCACCCCGGGTGCCTCTGCCGCATAGATTCAAGGTTTACATGGCGGCCTGGCCGCCACAGAGAACGCGCCTCGCGCGCCCCGAGCGGGCGACGGGGCGCGTTCTCCGTGAGGGGCCCGGGTGTGGCGCGGGCCGTTGTGTGACATCCGCGCGTCACATGACTCTGTTGTGCGGCAAAAGGTAGAACATCTGCGTATTCTGAGAGTGCATCACAAGTGTTATGCAAGGAGGTGTGATGTCTCAGATTCGCTACAACGCCACCGCCAACCCCCACCTTGGGGGCTCCGGCGTGGCCACCATGCACGGAGACGCCCAGGGCTCGGACGCCACCCCGCTCGCGGGGCCGGGGGCCAAGCGGTGGAAGGTCACCAAGACCAAGCTCGGGGGAGCCTGCCCCACGATCCTCGCCGGCTCGGACGGGTTCATCCAGGTGCTCTGCACGCAGGTCTTCGCCGACGGCAAGTTCCTGACCCCCAAGCTCTCCATCCTCGACGCGCGGGGCCGGGAGCTCTCATCCCTCAACCTGCCCAAGGGCGCCCTGCTGGGCGGCGTGTACGCGTACCTCGACAACGAGGACCGGATGGTTCTCGTCGACGGCTCGAACACCCTCGTCCGGCTCGCCCACACGCGCAACGGGCGGAGCATTTTCGTCCAGCAGCGCGTGGACGTCTCCTCGGTCATCGACCGTGGGGACGGGGTCGTGGGGCTCGTCCCGGACTGGGCTGGCAACGTGTGGCTGGCCACCCGCCAAGGGCGCGTCGTCGTCGTCGAGAAGGACGGGCGCTCGATGCGCCGGATCATCCTCGGCGGCGGGCTCGAGCGCGTGGACAACTCCATTGCCGCCTGCCCGTCCGGCGTCAGCGTCGTCACCTCGC from Falsarthrobacter nasiphocae includes the following:
- a CDS encoding DUF3073 family protein, whose translation is MGRGRQKAKATRQAREMKYYSPATDLSALQNELAGSARSSAHSSSFESEDQGYSEYVDTYVDGYDEDAEETAGR
- a CDS encoding AAA family ATPase; protein product: MRPLMKVSLANFRSFKDSTVTLGKLNVLVGPNEAGKSNFLDAIEFLGDSARDNLSRALEKRGGIERVRFRGEAEGPVKIGVTANVTAHASENAPDEYVLTFDALDSSAGGGLMRTESLVFKRTKGRGRRITVEGTRGQFIDGAGDVQGPSFQPPMDFALREDSLALSTLQNLPDDEGGAEVIKLAEAFSTFRVFNIDVRAAVQSSSISAGETGHVSLKADASNLAAVVMHILADEDLAGDFIADAREMIPGLDDIRVAERGGAGLSAVIELEERGLATPTQLADASFGTVRILALLALLYDQDPPLITCIEEIDHGLHPYVFDRLVELLRLASQRTQLFVVTHSPALVNRLTPEELIVVERDPEGWTRMPAIETGALVDMIEATDGELGLGELWFSGSLGGVPR
- the purF gene encoding amidophosphoribosyltransferase encodes the protein MPHGDGMLNHDLLPEDQAPRDECGVFGVWAPGEEVAKLTYYGLYALQHRGQESAGIATSDGSRIAVYKDMGLVSQVFDETTLNSLPGHIAIGHCRYSTTGSSHWANAQPTLGATPHGTVALAHNGNLTNSADLLDRIRETTGIPDRGEIAKGNTTDTALVTTLLGHASESLEDAAMKLLPDVEGAFCFVFMDENTLYAARDPHGVRPLVLGRLERGWVVASEQSALATVGASFIREVEPGELLAIDSNGLRSRTFATATPAHCVFEYVYLARPDAAINGRSVYESRVEMGRQLARENSHEADIVIPVPESGTPAAVGYAEESGIPFAHGFVKNAYVGRTFIQPSQTLRQLGIKLKLNALESVIRGKRVVVVDDSIVRGNTQRAIVRMLREAGASEVHVKISSPPVTWPCFYGIDFASRAELIASGATIEEIRKSVAADSLAYISEDGMIGATQQPRKTLCTACFTGEYPIALPDDSRRGKNLLEAPSAPEGGCDPGPDAEFDVVLSPSESEPLAASGNAPTRGSHD
- a CDS encoding sterol carrier family protein codes for the protein MPPKRRIDPASGRAALTEWAANPDAAPRPVLATAVRYLLEELSIAHPGGSVEVRIPPFGVGQLVEGLRHTRGTPPNVVETDAQTFLRLASGDLGWDEALAAGRVSVSGTRADLSSFLPLF
- a CDS encoding asparaginase, encoding MPETFRASEAVELAHYVRGDFIESRHVGSAVVLDPNGETLVQLGNVTAPVYARSTVKPFQAIAAMELHVPLRGPQVALAAASHCGSQEHQDVVRGMLAQAGLSPEDLRCPVDYPEDEATRDEAIRSGLGRTRLAFNCSGKHAAFLWACTENGWDTETYLDPSHPVQQRVARVIAEYTQETPSTWSVDGCGAPVPAVSLRGLATAFSTLAQSRLDLSKNARAMTVATAMLDYPWAVHGHGLPNTLVMEDLEVLAKLGAEGLLVLAAPDGTSVALKMLDGSSRATTLVGLSLLASVGAITHEQAGGVLSQVLRPIMGGDKPVGSLRLAEPVADLLA
- the clpB gene encoding ATP-dependent chaperone ClpB encodes the protein MEPQLTRSSQQAVEAAVRNAATAHNAAIEPAHLLKALMDVRQSVAVAVLKAIPAEPDAVSTAASNAIAALPKVSGAASQPQASRALSSVFEAARAEAERLGDTYISTETLLFGIASGTDAATRALTDNHADPAAIAAAVETVRGGRTVTTQDPEATFEALAQYGTDLTEIARSGKLDPVIGRDQEIRRVVQVLSRRTKNNPVLIGEPGVGKTAVVEGLAQRMVAGDVPQSLQGKTLISLDLGAMVAGAKYRGEFEERLKAVLEEIKASDGQIVTFIDEIHTVVGAGASGDSAMDAGNMLKPMLARGELRLIGATTLDEYRENIEKDPALERRFQQVYVGEPSVEDTIGILRGLKERYEAHHKVQISDGALVAAAALSDRYISGRQLPDKAIDLVDEAASRLRMEIDSAPEEIELLRRAVDRLLMEELALSGEHDDASRERLAALRRDLADKREELDALNARWEAEREGLNAVGDLKVRLDELRVAAERAQREGDLAAASKLLYGDIPAAEAELRRAEAEEGPAKEDLMVAEEVGADDIAEVISAWTGIPAGRMLQGESEKLLHMEDELGRRLIGQRNAVASVSDAVRRARAGISDPDRPTGSFLFLGPTGVGKTELAKSLADFLFDDERAMIRIDMSEYSEKHSVSRLVGAPPGYVGYESGGQLTEAVRRRPYSVVLLDEVEKAHPEVFDILLQVLDDGRLTDGQGRTVDFRNVILVLTSNLGSQFLVDPSLDEAARKDAVMSVVQSAFKPEFLNRLDDVIMFDPLSIDDLGRIVELHVASMQKRLADRRLTLDVTEPAREWLAVNGYDPAYGARPLRRLVQREIGDRLAREILSGAVTDGDRVIVTTDPADPTSGLSLTRAE
- the purM gene encoding phosphoribosylformylglycinamidine cyclo-ligase — protein: MTENQNAITYAGAGVDVEAGDLAVELMKSAVKATHTPNVFGGVGGFAGMIDASELLSYSRPLLATSTDGVGTKVAIAQALDKHDTIGQDLVGMVVDDIAVVGAKPLLMTDYIACGRVIPERIADIVRGIAEGCKLAETPLVGGETAEHPGLLGVDEYDVAGAATGVVEASRVLGPEKVQAGDVVIGMASSGLHSNGYSLVRKVVEHSGLALTDRVDEFSSTLGEELLIPTRIYTADCLALAGADAVHALSHVTGGGLAANLARVLPKGLTAVVDRTTWALPPVFTWVQEQGGVPLADLERTLNLGVGMVAVVPAASEAAALALLAERGVPAWRMGEITADVPAETAQSAGADYVQGAKGVDGGAVLMQGRFA